From the genome of Pseudomonas sp. Teo4, one region includes:
- a CDS encoding HlyD family type I secretion periplasmic adaptor subunit translates to MATEMLPSDSHSVIDLDAAKPARWGLWLVVAGFGGFLLWSWLAPLDAGVVATGTVKVTSNRKAVQHLTGGTVEAILVREGDTVKKGQELVRLDALRAVAEQGAVSAQYIVSKTVENRLEAERDGQDTVTFAPELLKRFAGDPRLVAAMDLQQHLLDTRRAGLAGEISILEENLAASAVQLKGLQQVYGARASQINFLNQELQGTRTLAAEGYVPRNRLLELERSNADLSAGQAENLNNIARARSQTTEIKLRILQRQHDYLKEVESQLTDTEKENTTLADRLRALDYEVTHTVIRSPIDGMVQALSIATIGGIIQPGSRIMEIVPLGEPLQVDAMIPVQAIDKMVPGLDVDITFPAFNHAQTPSIPGRVKTISADRLMDEESKQPYYLAQVEVTAAGMSLLGSNHIRPGMPASVTVKTGERNLLSYLLKPMLERVDSAFKEQ, encoded by the coding sequence ATGGCTACCGAGATGCTTCCCTCCGACAGCCACAGTGTGATCGACCTGGATGCTGCCAAGCCCGCCCGCTGGGGCCTGTGGCTGGTGGTCGCCGGCTTCGGCGGCTTCCTGCTGTGGTCCTGGCTGGCGCCGCTGGATGCCGGTGTCGTGGCTACCGGCACGGTCAAGGTCACCAGCAACCGCAAGGCTGTGCAACACCTCACAGGCGGCACCGTCGAGGCCATTCTTGTACGCGAAGGCGATACCGTGAAGAAAGGCCAGGAGCTGGTGCGCCTCGATGCCTTGCGCGCCGTTGCCGAGCAAGGTGCGGTCAGCGCCCAGTACATCGTCAGCAAAACCGTGGAAAACCGCCTGGAAGCCGAGCGCGACGGCCAGGATACGGTGACCTTCGCCCCCGAACTGCTCAAGCGCTTCGCCGGCGACCCCCGCCTGGTAGCGGCCATGGACCTGCAACAGCACCTGCTCGATACCCGCCGCGCCGGCCTGGCAGGCGAAATCAGCATCCTCGAAGAGAACCTGGCCGCCTCGGCGGTACAGCTCAAGGGCCTGCAGCAGGTGTACGGTGCCCGAGCTTCGCAGATCAACTTCCTCAACCAGGAACTGCAAGGTACCCGCACACTGGCCGCAGAAGGCTACGTGCCGCGCAACCGTCTGCTGGAACTGGAGCGCAGCAATGCCGACCTCTCCGCCGGGCAGGCCGAGAACCTCAACAACATCGCCCGCGCCCGCAGCCAGACCACGGAGATCAAGCTGCGCATCCTTCAGCGCCAACACGATTACCTCAAGGAGGTCGAGTCGCAGCTGACCGACACCGAAAAGGAAAACACCACCCTGGCCGACCGGTTGCGCGCGCTGGACTACGAAGTGACCCACACAGTAATCCGCTCGCCAATCGACGGCATGGTCCAGGCCCTGAGCATCGCCACCATCGGCGGTATCATCCAGCCAGGTTCCAGGATCATGGAGATCGTGCCGCTGGGTGAACCGCTGCAGGTCGATGCGATGATCCCCGTGCAGGCCATCGACAAGATGGTCCCGGGCCTGGATGTGGACATCACCTTCCCGGCCTTCAACCACGCGCAAACGCCCAGCATTCCTGGCCGCGTCAAAACCATTTCCGCCGACCGCCTGATGGACGAGGAAAGCAAGCAGCCGTATTACCTGGCCCAGGTGGAGGTCACCGCCGCCGGCATGAGCCTGCTGGGCAGCAACCACATTCGCCCCGGCATGCCCGCCAGCGTCACCGTCAAGACCGGCGAACGCAACCTGCTCAGCTACCTGCTCAAACCGATGCTCGAACGCGTCGACAGCGCGTTCAAGGAGCAATGA
- a CDS encoding type I secretion system permease/ATPase: MHKQPRARSELADALFRLRRSFYALAGFSGVINIMMLTPSVYMMQVYDRALVSRNVTTLTMLTVLVVGLFLLMSALELIRTRVLIRVGNCLDMELNRRIFSAAFERNLSRAGGNPAQALQDLAQVRQFLTGNGLFAFFDAPWTPIYLLVAYLIHPLLGLVTLIGSLILMGLAYLTEKATQKPLAEANQAALSSANYANNNLRNAEAIEAMGMLPSIGKRWFQGHLKILQMQTLASDRAAIISSTGRFVRITLQSLILGTGALLAIEGKITPGMMIACSILTGRALGPVEQVIASWKQLLGCRSAWGRLTELLHDYPRRPPSMSLQRPLGMLAVENVFAGAPGTNTTILRGVSFSLCPGESLGIIGPSASGKSTLARLLVGVWPTQAGKVRLDGADIFTWNKAELGPWLGYLPQDVELFEGSIAENIARFGEVDSEAVIRAAKMTGVHEMILRFPQGYDTRLSADGSPLSGGQKQRIALARALYGEPSLIVLDEPNASLDDVGEKALVDALAELKTRGATVILISHRPNVLGAIDKVLVMRDGGVQMLGTREEVFTALRKASVIPAGASTPLASVKVRE, translated from the coding sequence ATGCACAAGCAGCCGCGCGCCCGCTCGGAACTCGCCGATGCGCTTTTTCGCCTGCGCCGAAGTTTTTACGCACTGGCAGGCTTCAGTGGTGTGATCAACATCATGATGCTGACGCCCTCGGTGTACATGATGCAGGTGTATGACCGGGCGCTGGTCAGCCGCAACGTCACGACCCTGACCATGCTCACCGTGCTGGTGGTGGGGTTGTTCCTGCTGATGTCCGCACTGGAACTGATTCGCACCCGGGTGTTGATTCGGGTCGGCAACTGCCTGGACATGGAGCTGAACCGGCGTATCTTCAGCGCCGCCTTCGAACGCAACCTGAGCCGCGCCGGCGGCAACCCGGCGCAGGCGCTGCAAGATTTGGCGCAGGTTCGCCAGTTTCTGACCGGCAACGGTCTGTTCGCCTTCTTCGACGCACCCTGGACCCCCATCTACCTGCTGGTGGCCTACCTCATCCACCCGTTGTTGGGCCTGGTGACGCTGATCGGCTCACTGATTCTTATGGGCCTGGCCTACCTCACCGAAAAGGCCACGCAAAAGCCGTTGGCCGAAGCCAATCAGGCCGCGCTGTCCTCTGCCAACTACGCCAACAACAACCTGCGCAACGCCGAGGCCATCGAGGCCATGGGCATGCTCCCGTCAATTGGCAAGCGCTGGTTTCAGGGCCACCTGAAAATTCTGCAGATGCAGACCCTGGCCTCGGACCGCGCCGCCATCATCAGCAGTACCGGACGCTTCGTGCGCATCACCTTGCAGTCGCTGATTCTCGGGACCGGCGCATTGCTGGCCATCGAAGGCAAGATCACCCCCGGGATGATGATTGCCTGCTCGATTCTTACCGGACGCGCACTGGGCCCGGTGGAGCAAGTGATCGCGTCGTGGAAACAGCTACTGGGCTGCCGTTCGGCCTGGGGTCGGCTCACCGAGTTGCTGCATGATTACCCACGCCGGCCGCCCAGCATGTCGCTGCAACGGCCGCTGGGCATGCTGGCCGTGGAGAATGTCTTTGCCGGTGCGCCCGGCACCAACACCACCATCCTGCGCGGGGTCAGTTTCAGCCTTTGCCCTGGCGAGAGCCTTGGCATCATCGGCCCGTCCGCTTCGGGTAAGTCCACCCTCGCCCGCCTGCTGGTCGGTGTTTGGCCCACCCAGGCCGGCAAGGTGCGCCTCGATGGCGCCGATATCTTCACCTGGAACAAGGCCGAACTCGGTCCCTGGCTGGGTTACTTGCCACAGGACGTCGAGTTGTTCGAAGGCAGCATCGCCGAGAACATCGCGCGCTTCGGCGAGGTGGACAGCGAGGCGGTCATTCGCGCCGCCAAGATGACTGGCGTGCACGAAATGATCCTGCGCTTCCCCCAAGGCTACGACACCCGCCTGAGCGCCGATGGCAGCCCGCTTTCCGGTGGCCAGAAGCAGCGCATCGCACTGGCCCGCGCCCTGTACGGCGAACCTAGCCTGATCGTGCTGGATGAACCGAACGCGAGCCTTGACGACGTTGGTGAAAAGGCCCTGGTCGATGCGTTGGCCGAACTCAAGACGAGGGGCGCCACGGTCATCCTGATTTCCCATCGCCCCAACGTACTCGGCGCCATCGACAAGGTGCTGGTGATGCGCGACGGCGGCGTGCAGATGCTCGGCACGCGCGAAGAAGTGTTCACCGCGCTGCGCAAGGCCAGTGTGATTCCTGCCGGCGCGTCGACTCCGTTGGCCTCTGTGAAAGTGCGGGAGTAA